A part of Plasmodium sp. gorilla clade G2 genome assembly, chromosome: 8 genomic DNA contains:
- a CDS encoding coatomer epsilon subunit, putative produces the protein MDTPLQIRDFFYGCFNKHCLSCFENVKDEREKKGCEEFIYQIYMIENIKKDAILKLKNEKNENLYLLYLYYKYYYMNDKENVLNEINKLNTSSCNANILKSRIFFDNDLLDECFDLLENGTIEIKAAKIFFLLNINRQDIVNEIIKDFLHMNEEIPIIKIVLAIYYLFNDNNKESFLIFDDLESLYGPMINDHSSIILNGKAVATILNYEFNDAKEFLKNQINNGDILYNLITCSLYLYELDEANEYLTKLYESYSSHDSLKVLKAIDDEVDNFVSEF, from the exons atggATACACCATTACaa attCGAGACTTCTTTTATGGATGTTTTAATAAGCACTGCCTGAGTTGTTTTGAAAATGTAAAAGACGAAAGAGAAAAGAAAGGATGTGAAGAATTCATATATCAGATATATAtgattgaaaatataaaaaaggatgccatattaaaattaaagaatgAGAAGAATGagaatttatatttgttatatttatattataaatattattatatgaatgataaagaaaatgtattaaatgaaataaataaattaaatactTCTTCTTGTAATgctaatattttaaaaagtagAATATTCTTTGATAATGATTTATTAGATGAATGTTTTGATTTATTAGAAAATGGTACTATAGAAATTAAAGCAGccaaaatttttttcttattaaatataaatagacAAGATATAGtaaatgaaattataaaagattTCTTACATATGAATGAAGAAATACCTATTATTAAAATCGTGTTAgctatttattatttatttaatgataataataaagaatcttttttaatttttgatgATTTAGAATCTTTATATGGACCAATGATTAATGATCATTCCTCCATTATATTAAATGGAAAAGCAGTAGCAACCATACTAAATTATGAATTTAATGACGCTaaagaatttttaaaaaatcaaataaataacggtgatattctatataatttaataacatgctcattgtatttatatgaacTTGATGAAGCTAATGAATATTTAACAAAACTTTATGAATCTTATTCTTCACATGATAGTTTAAAAGTTTTGAAAGCAATTGATGATGAAGTGGATAATTTTGTTAGTGAATTCTGA
- a CDS encoding protein MPODD, putative, with translation MIKLPFYSFNKNSLLVQCFKSACVYYIPQNLLVLSAFIFYKYKKSQFSNGKRIPITNCSEAIHNFVVEKKLKKDDIKIQKKKNVYIISLV, from the exons atgattaAATTACCTTTTTAtagttttaataaaaattcctTACTTGTACAGTGTTTCAAATCAGCATGTGTATATTACATACCTCAGAATTTATTAGTTCTTAgtgcttttattttttataaatataag aaaagTCAATTTAGTAATGGGAAAAGAATTCCTATAACAAACTGCAGTGAAGCAATACATAATTTTGTggttgaaaaaaaattaaaaaaagatgacATAAaaatacagaaaaaaaaaaatgtatacatCATATCGttagtttaa